In Rutidosis leptorrhynchoides isolate AG116_Rl617_1_P2 chromosome 6, CSIRO_AGI_Rlap_v1, whole genome shotgun sequence, the DNA window GATGTACACAGAGATTAGAGTTATTTAATACAAGGAAGTTTCAGTGATAAGACATTATACTAACTATTCAGCATAAAAAAAGATCAGAGCTTTTCTTATGTACCTAGGATCTACATATGAGATCAATTTATAGTATACCTAAATATCACTTTATCAGCAATATTGTTACATTATAATTAGAAAAAatagtataatttttttttttctggagAGTAAGTATTGTACTTTTATAGTACATATAAGAATAAGAATACGAAAGCATTAGTTTTATTTACAACTAAAAGGCCATTATAAGACAATATTGATGACTGACCCGATGCTGGAAGATACAACCAATGCAGATGATGTTTGAGCAGTAGTGGTTGTAACAGTTGAAACGGTTGTTGGGGAAGCAGGGGCACCTGCAGAAAAATTTCAGGCACAAAACAAACATATGAGTTACAAGCGAAGATGGTCCAAAAGCAATAACGTATATAGAGATTGTTTATACATTTGCCAGCAAATAAGTTAGTTGATAGCAACATATAAGtcttacaacaacaatataaggcTAAAGGCTCTGTGCCTATTCTCACATGAGTAGATTCACATGAGAATAACTCACCAGCCAGCTTTGTGAACCAAGTCCATACAGACACTAATGAAAGTATTTTAGCTAACTTCATTTATTGAGAAAGACAGCAATAATTCAATACTTAACAAATCATGACTCAAATGATAACCAAATCAACTGTATATTAATTTTATCGAAATTATGATTGAAGGAAATTGAACAGGTAGTGTTTACCTAATTCAGTTACTTTTGAATTCTTAACTAtttaatacaaatataaatataatatatgtacTCCAATTGAAACGAATCTCAAAAATGAAAAAACAACATGCAGATGAAGAAAAATGAGATTATCAGAGTTCTTTGAAAATATCAactaaaaaagaaaagaaagaagaccCTGAGGCCGGATGGCCCATGGAGAGAAAGCATACAAAATTTTAGTGGAAATCCTTCATAACATTATCCAAGGATCTGCCTATTAACATATCTCAAATTGTCGACCAGCAGTTCAGTTAACACATAATACATCTTCAATTTGTCCAATTTGTTGTTTCTTGCTTCACTTTGTTGTTTTGAACTTTGAAGGCCAAAGCCATCGTTTAGGGTCTACCATTTTAGAGCCATTATTCAATTTTCGTAGTGTTAGAAGTTAGAAAGGAGTTAGTACTTAGCATATATGGACTGATAATGAATATTGGCCCCAACAAAAATTAGCCTAGCAAAGTTTAGTAAAAAGATCTAACCAATGTTTGAGCCTAAATTGATGagttgactgccgcttagagcctaaattgaacttcatgcaggtttaaaacccatgaaaatttgattctaccattttcatggcgtctctcaCAATTatttttaacctacttattggccagaggtccattcggaagcaatctctctatccatagaacattgagaggaaGGACTTTCTCTAGTCTTGGGGAGTTTCACTCTGGGTAGAGAAATGgcatctctttattctaggataaggGGAAGGAATGcctacatcttacctcccccataccccacttttgtttgattgggttttgttgttgttgttgttgtctgaCCAACCTTATATGAAAATTCAATAAATACACAAGGCGCCCAAGGCCCCGCCTCACATCACCTGGAGCCTAGGCACCATCTTAGTTGCGCCTGATTCCGTACTATCCCCTAGAGGCAGTCCAAAGAGCTCTGCCCAGTGCCTTAAGGCACCCAGAAAACTAAGACTATAACTCACAAATTCAAATAGTGTTAAAGGGATTCTGTGTTAGTTATTATCAATAAAAATAGTACACAAAACTATCAAAATAATATCATGCCACAAATGTTGCTGGAAAGTCAAACCGACATTATACTAACAAACTCACCAAACAAAGACGAGGCAGCTGTCGACTGTGGCTGTGACGAGGGCATAAGAGAACCAACAGTTGTAGACGACGTTTGAAATCCCAGAAAAGAACTTGATGTTCCACTAGAAGTTGCAGCAGCATTAGTAGAACTTGCAAAACTCGACACGGATCCAGCAGTTGTAGTAGCTGTAGTACTGGCTGAAGACGCCACACCAAATGCTGGGAACGTAGAAGCAGATGCTCCAGTACTAGCTGTTGTAGCTGGTGTAGTACTAGCTGACGATGACACACCAAACGCAGAGAAGGCAGGGGCAGAACCAGAAGTATTCGCAACAGTCGTAGTCACTGGTGATGAACCTACTTTAAAACCAGAACCTAAACTCGAAGATGATTGAAACCCAGTTGATGCTGTCACATTTGTAAAAGAAAATGATGATGCAGAACCAGTAGAGCTCAACGATGAACCAGAACCGGTTGATTTCCCCAATGCTGAACTAGTTGAAAAAGAAAATGATGATGCAGGATGAGGAGCCGAACCCGAAACAGAACTAGAAGATACACCAGGGCTGGGAAGTGAAAAACTAGGAGCTGAGGAAACAGTTGATGCAACTGAACTTGCAGTTGAAGCATTAAGAAATGAAAACCCTGGCGCTGAAGAGGTATTAGAAGCAGCTGTAACTGTACTCGAAATCGAGCTCGATGAGGCAAATAAATTAGGAAATGATGAACCTGTTGATGCTGTTGCAGatgatgcaccaaatgcagtagtTGAAGAAAACAGTGAACTAACAGAACTATTTGCAATTGAAGTAGAACCTGAACTTGAAGAAGCCCCAAAATTGCCGAAAGTTGTATTTGAACCAAATAAATTAGTAGTAGATGTTGTGGTTGTATTAGTGGTAGTACCAGTAGAGCTAGAGTTGGATCCAAATAAATTAGATCCACCAAACGGTGAGGAGGACGGTGTACTAAACGAAGTAGAACCAGTTGCGGACGCGGTTGACGGAGCGGCGAAGCCAAACGCCGGAGGTGGAGTGGCGGAAGACGGTgtggaagatgatgaagatgatgttgatgatggtggtgctccgAATGTAGGGTTAGGGTTTGTAGTTGTGGATGAAGTGAATAGTGAAGGGGATGAACTAGGGTTTGGGGAGAATGAAAAAGGtgaggatgatgaagatgatgatgcgaATGAgaatggagatggtgatggtgatggtgatgaagaGGTGGTTGGGGGATTTGTGGAGAATGAAAAGCCGGCCATTGTTGATGATTCTGGAGTTTAATTGAATTTTGAATTTGGATCGGATGATACGGGAGGGACGATGAGGGTTTATGAAAGAATTAAAGCATCATCTTTTTTAGACAAAATTTAAGAAGTGTAAGTAGCGTTAGTGGTTCTTTGTATGTTTTTTGTTTGTCGTTTTTGTTaattttgtgtgttgatggttcatGTTCTCTTTGTTTTTGTTGTTTATAATTTGTTTAGTTTGTGTatgtctttgtttttttttttttttggttaggaTCGGTTGTAGTTAGCGGGAGCTCGTTTGTTAGGTTTGTTTTATGGTTCTTGATCTTAGTCGTGACGATGTATCATCGTTTGTCTCCTTCATCTTTCGATGAAGGGCCTTTAGTTATATAGTTTTTTgccaataaaaaaaaaagaaaaaaaaattaattacttCTTCCTGAACTTTACATCTGAGTTCTCGTCCTTTTTCCTTTTTTTGCATCCCTCGTCCCTGATGTATCACAAATAAACATCTCTCGTCCTTCCGTCTACTTTCTATTTTCTGTCAAATTCAGCCGTTAGGCGTAGTCATGTGCTAAACATGTGAGAGTATTTTCATCGATTTACATTTTTCTTTACCATAACAACAAACTAGAAGGACACTAACACACCAACATGAACAAAAAGCAAACCAAACTAACTTAGCCAAACTTCTAGGTCGAGCTTTACGACCTTTAGGTCCCCGTCTAGTGATTCAACATGACAAAATTAATCGCAAGTCTTGCCGATTCAAAAAGAGTACACTCACCTACTCACTCATAAACCCCAATTCTAAATATCTCTCCCTCTTATCTCCAATGGCGTTAATCGCCGCCGGCCCTGGCCAATTTCTCAACCTCCGTCAACGTCAGTCTCTTACGCCATCAACTTCTGTTACCGCTACCAATCCAATTAGATGCGAACGAATTACATCTCAAAACCCTTGCAAACCCTCAAAATCAGGAAGCTCCGAAATCACATATGTTCTTCGTAAAAAATCTCGCAAtctatgctgctgctggtgttttgtTTTCACGTGGCATGTAAGAATCCTAATTTTTCAGGTTTCCGAGCTTGTATTTTTAGATAAAGTGAAATCGATTATTGTTTGTTCAGAGGATTCGTTTTTCGAAATGGTTTCCATAAAATCTGGTGGTGTATACAAGCTCATCATCGTCTTGAATATTTATCATCCCTATTTTGCGAATATGTTCATCTCTAGATTTGGTTAAAGATGATGGCGGTGGGGGTGGGGGTTAAGATGATTGCGGTGGTGGGGGTTGAAGATAGGTTTGGTCTTGATTTTATGGAATTATAAAACTGAGGTTTTTAATTTGGGGATGATTA includes these proteins:
- the LOC139853129 gene encoding uncharacterized protein isoform X2 translates to MAGFSFSTNPPTTSSSPSPSPSPFSFASSSSSSSPFSFSPNPSSSPSLFTSSTTTNPNPTFGAPPSSTSSSSSSTPSSATPPPAFGFAAPSTASATGSTSFSTPSSSPFGGSNLFGSNSSSTGTTTNTTTTSTTNLFGSNTTFGNFGASSSSGSTSIANSSVSSLFSSTTAFGASSATASTGFSFLNASTASSVASTVSSAPSFSLPSPGVSSSSVSGSAPHPASSFSFSTSSALGKSTGSGSSLSSTGSASSFSFTNVTASTGFQSSSSLGSGFKVGSSPVTTTVANTSGSAPAFSAFGVSSSASTTPATTASTGASASTFPAFGVASSASTTATTTAGSVSSFASSTNAAATSSGTSSSFLGFQTSSTTVGSLMPSSQPQSTAASSLFGAPASPTTVSTVTTTTAQTSSALVVSSSIGTTTSVSTPVVSAPKLPSEITGKTVEEIIKEWNVELQERTGKFRKQANAIAEWDRRILQKRDVLLKLEAEVAKVVETQSNLERQLELIETHQQEVDKSIQSVEEEAERIYKDEHGLLLDDEAASTRDAMYEQAEFIEREMEQLTEQIKSVIQTLNANQAGELEVTDGMTPLDVVVRILNNQLSSLMWTDEKAEEFSSRIQKLAKQGSAADRELMAPKFWLSR
- the LOC139853129 gene encoding uncharacterized protein isoform X1; its protein translation is MAGFSFSTNPPTTSSSPSPSPSPFSFASSSSSSSPFSFSPNPSSSPSLFTSSTTTNPNPTFGAPPSSTSSSSSSTPSSATPPPAFGFAAPSTASATGSTSFSTPSSSPFGGSNLFGSNSSSTGTTTNTTTTSTTNLFGSNTTFGNFGASSSSGSTSIANSSVSSLFSSTTAFGASSATASTGSSFPNLFASSSSISSTVTAASNTSSAPGFSFLNASTASSVASTVSSAPSFSLPSPGVSSSSVSGSAPHPASSFSFSTSSALGKSTGSGSSLSSTGSASSFSFTNVTASTGFQSSSSLGSGFKVGSSPVTTTVANTSGSAPAFSAFGVSSSASTTPATTASTGASASTFPAFGVASSASTTATTTAGSVSSFASSTNAAATSSGTSSSFLGFQTSSTTVGSLMPSSQPQSTAASSLFGAPASPTTVSTVTTTTAQTSSALVVSSSIGTTTSVSTPVVSAPKLPSEITGKTVEEIIKEWNVELQERTGKFRKQANAIAEWDRRILQKRDVLLKLEAEVAKVVETQSNLERQLELIETHQQEVDKSIQSVEEEAERIYKDEHGLLLDDEAASTRDAMYEQAEFIEREMEQLTEQIKSVIQTLNANQAGELEVTDGMTPLDVVVRILNNQLSSLMWTDEKAEEFSSRIQKLAKQGSAADRELMAPKFWLSR